A genomic segment from bacterium encodes:
- a CDS encoding aminotransferase class I/II-fold pyridoxal phosphate-dependent enzyme, whose amino-acid sequence MTRERLAITLMGRIHRRTARLEKLPPYLFARLNDLKLKMRQDGADIIDFGMGNPNIPTPDHIVNKLTESVTDSKTHRYSASRGIPNLRKAICRMYKRVYDVDLKWSTESIALLGSKEGLSHLMLSLLDTGDSVMVTNPTYPVHIYSVVIAGGNVVAIPLTRKTGFLPAMEDIMREIWPKPKLMVLSFPHNPTTACVDLDFWGEVVEFARRSNTIIVHDFAYAQMGFDGYRPPSILQVPGAKDIAVEFTTMSKVYSMAGWRVGFCVGNPEVIEDLYSIKGYFDYGIFTPIQVAAIAALDGSQECVDETVDIYKRRRDAFVDGLIKIGWDVPRPKATMYLWCPIPEQYKEMGSIEFSMKLLREAEVVVSPGVAFGGLGEEYIRISLVENEQRINQAVRNIKRCLF is encoded by the coding sequence TTGACAAGAGAAAGGCTGGCCATAACGCTCATGGGCAGAATTCATAGACGGACAGCGCGGCTGGAAAAGCTCCCGCCATACCTGTTTGCCAGACTTAACGATCTGAAATTGAAAATGCGCCAGGACGGCGCTGACATTATTGATTTCGGCATGGGAAATCCCAATATCCCGACTCCCGATCATATTGTGAACAAGCTGACCGAATCGGTCACTGATTCCAAGACTCACCGTTATTCGGCGTCACGGGGTATTCCTAACCTGCGGAAAGCGATTTGCCGCATGTACAAGCGGGTGTACGATGTCGATCTGAAATGGTCGACCGAATCGATTGCATTGCTCGGTTCAAAGGAAGGCCTTTCCCACCTCATGCTTTCACTTCTCGATACGGGTGATTCGGTAATGGTTACCAACCCGACCTACCCCGTCCACATTTACAGCGTGGTTATTGCGGGAGGAAATGTCGTCGCCATTCCGCTTACCCGGAAAACGGGTTTTTTACCGGCGATGGAAGACATCATGAGGGAAATATGGCCCAAGCCCAAACTTATGGTGCTTTCGTTTCCCCATAATCCCACGACGGCGTGCGTCGATCTGGATTTCTGGGGCGAAGTGGTTGAGTTCGCACGGCGGTCGAATACGATCATCGTTCATGATTTTGCCTATGCTCAGATGGGCTTCGACGGATACCGGCCTCCGAGTATTCTCCAGGTTCCCGGGGCGAAAGACATAGCGGTCGAGTTTACCACCATGTCGAAAGTCTACAGCATGGCCGGATGGCGTGTCGGGTTCTGTGTCGGCAATCCCGAAGTGATTGAAGACCTTTACAGCATCAAGGGATATTTTGATTATGGTATCTTCACACCGATTCAGGTTGCGGCTATCGCCGCACTCGATGGTTCTCAGGAATGTGTCGATGAGACTGTCGATATTTACAAACGGCGCCGTGATGCCTTTGTGGATGGTCTTATCAAGATCGGATGGGATGTACCGCGACCGAAAGCGACCATGTATCTGTGGTGCCCTATCCCCGAGCAGTACAAAGAGATGGGCTCTATCGAGTTTTCCATGAAACTTCTCCGCGAGGCCGAGGTTGTCGTTTCTCCAGGTGTGGCATTCGGCGGGCTCGGAGAGGAATACATACGTATTTCCCTCGTTGAAAACGAACAGAGAATCAACCAGGCTGTCCGTAATATCAAACGGTGCCTTTTTTAA
- a CDS encoding citramalate synthase — LPEEITAVCGEVRGKISIPFGIHCHNDSGLSAANTMAAVTQGAVQIQGTINGIGERCGNDNLCTSIPNITLKLGIECLLHNKIRELMELSRFVSEISNEFHNHRQPYVGESAFAHKGGAHIDGVVKNPRTFEHVDPQMVGNQRRFLLSDQSGTATVLAKLKMIYPDLDKNGPRIKAVLTELKKKEHEGYQYEAAQGSFELLAARIIDDYKPPFSLGGFRVITDRRQDGSMISEATIKLTVDGAEELTASEGDGPVDALNGAVRKALNRFYPQLATVHLEDYRVRVLSSDEGTEAKVRVLIESSDGVDAWGTVGVSENVIEASYIALVESLSYKLVLDKRKAGHNAHGQNS; from the coding sequence CTTCCCGAGGAAATTACGGCAGTATGCGGTGAGGTCCGCGGGAAGATATCGATACCTTTTGGCATCCACTGCCACAACGATTCCGGGCTCAGCGCGGCGAATACCATGGCTGCCGTTACCCAGGGAGCCGTGCAGATTCAGGGAACGATAAACGGTATCGGCGAGCGGTGCGGGAATGACAATCTCTGTACATCGATCCCTAATATTACATTGAAACTCGGCATCGAATGTCTTCTGCATAACAAAATCAGGGAGCTCATGGAGCTTTCACGGTTTGTTTCGGAGATATCCAACGAGTTTCATAACCACCGTCAGCCCTATGTCGGAGAGAGCGCATTTGCTCATAAGGGGGGTGCACACATCGATGGTGTTGTCAAGAATCCGCGGACCTTCGAACACGTCGATCCCCAGATGGTTGGCAATCAGCGCCGTTTTCTCCTCTCCGATCAGTCGGGAACCGCTACGGTGCTGGCAAAGCTGAAGATGATTTATCCCGATCTCGATAAGAACGGGCCCCGGATAAAGGCTGTGCTTACCGAATTGAAGAAAAAGGAACATGAAGGATACCAGTATGAGGCAGCGCAGGGATCGTTCGAACTTCTTGCGGCGCGGATTATCGATGATTACAAACCCCCGTTTTCGCTCGGCGGATTCAGGGTGATAACCGACCGCCGTCAGGATGGCTCGATGATCAGCGAGGCAACGATAAAACTCACGGTGGATGGCGCCGAAGAGCTTACCGCTTCGGAGGGCGATGGCCCGGTCGATGCTCTCAATGGTGCTGTCCGTAAGGCTCTTAACAGGTTTTATCCCCAGCTTGCGACGGTTCATCTCGAAGACTACCGTGTACGCGTGCTTTCGTCGGATGAGGGAACGGAGGCGAAGGTGCGTGTGCTCATCGAGTCTTCGGATGGCGTCGATGCCTGGGGTACTGTCGGTGTTTCGGAAAACGTTATCGAGGCTTCCTACATAGCGCTTGTTGAAAGTCTCTCGTATAAACTCGTTCTTGACAAGAGAAAGGCTGGCCATAACGCTCATGGGCAGAATTCATAG